One Rhizobium binae genomic window, GATCGAGTCGCGCGTCCCGTCCAGACCATGTCTGCGAGACTTCCGGCCGTCAAAAACAGCGAAGCCTTCGATACCGCAGGTTCATGCGCAGCGATCAGACCCGCCACCCATGAGCCCAGGCTCATCCCAAGAACCGAGATCTCTCGGTAGCCTTCGCTCTTCAGCCACCGGATGAGCTTTCGCCCATCCCAAACGGCCTGCCGTAAAGATTCGATCGTGCGGCCGAGATTTGAGCTGAGCATATAATCGGCGTATAGCGCGCCGGGTCGGCTGCGTTCGAAGTGGTAGGGCATAGCAATCTCCACGACCGTGATCCCACGTTTCGACAAGAACCGGGCGATCTGGCGATTTCGGGCGCTGGCATTCCAATGATGAAAAATCACCAACGCCTGATCGCGCGAGCCACTTTCGGTGAGTTTTGCCCAGACGGTGTTGTTCTCTTCCACGTCGGTGACAATTTCCGACGGGAATTTGAGCCACGAATCATGCCTTTCAAAACCTTGACCGCTCCCGTCCGGCGCATCGTAAAAGCCTGGATCAGACACAGCCTGTTCCGCAAGGGCACAAAAATCAGCAAGAGAGTCTACCCCCTCCGCGTCGGGAAAGGCGCGACCGGCGTCGAGGATGAAATCCGTCGCTTTCTTCGCTTCTTCACCCCGTTGGGCCCGACGTTCGTCCCAACGATCTAGCCACCTATGATACACCTTGATTGCTCTCCGATTTGC contains:
- a CDS encoding alpha/beta fold hydrolase, giving the protein MYHRWLDRWDERRAQRGEEAKKATDFILDAGRAFPDAEGVDSLADFCALAEQAVSDPGFYDAPDGSGQGFERHDSWLKFPSEIVTDVEENNTVWAKLTESGSRDQALVIFHHWNASARNRQIARFLSKRGITVVEIAMPYHFERSRPGALYADYMLSSNLGRTIESLRQAVWDGRKLIRWLKSEGYREISVLGMSLGSWVAGLIAAHEPAVSKASLFLTAGSLADMVWTGRATRSIRDSLEPAIALADLRRAWGPLNLENFAHKLARPDLALQVVFATRDKVVLPELTKRFIEKLHQAGAKPSVLKLNCGHYSLATPPYILFAGWSLKRFLSRAKASNSIAPSAVQKSRS